In Mangifera indica cultivar Alphonso unplaced genomic scaffold, CATAS_Mindica_2.1 Un_0014, whole genome shotgun sequence, the following are encoded in one genomic region:
- the LOC123205756 gene encoding arginine/serine-rich coiled-coil protein 2-like isoform X3: MQSSSPPDAADAKAAFRKPSNDAGNRKYRRRSPVNGSPSSDGSPKHDRSSSPVFSREDPAKASKHQQRRRDDERELNRDSVRNQYGRGGDSYRYSDRQSARSSHGYSRCDEHGKHGRHANHEERNDQRSSSRTGRGARTITRTDYAGQESDHDRSKDYMSGANKSICYRNDVTGHRSKDKEKELSYLERQKYKDKDSSFDRAGSARRHTSSNSEETDKDWHKQNRYGRDEKRDYRWSSGDYRNDQAVAYEESRGHRNDSSGSDHGGHRLKEAYKSDLKELDGQKLAKEEKKKYDDRETNRDKDRCYREKADFASENHETLTKKPKFSNWDKGADFVKDAAEKMSSSSMQAQETGGNVNNPQANDGNSVTNDLNAAKVAAMKAAELVNRNLVGGGYLSTDQKKKLLWGNKKSTTAEESGHRWDTALFGDRDRQEKFNKLMGVKGELKVEHEPDNQDGSGLLQAEKQRELQLDLEKQYTAGLRRRDGRTVGLGL; encoded by the exons ATGCAGTCTTCTTCTCCTCCAGATGCTGCGGACGCAAAAGCAGCATTTCGCAAGCCCTCAAATGATGCGGGAAATAGGAAGTATCGGCGTCGTTCTCCAGTTAATGGGTCGCCTTCATCTGATG GGAGTCCTAAACATGACAGGAGCTCTAGCCCAGTATTTTCAAGAGAAGATCCTGCAAAAGCTTCTAAACATCAACAAAGAAGGAGGGATGATGAGAGGGAATTGAACAGGGACTCTGTTCGAAACCAGTATGGTAGAGGTGGTGACTCATATAGATATTCTGATCGCCAATCTGCCAGGAGTTCACATGGTTACTCTAGGTGTGATGAACATGGCAAACATGGCAGGCATGCAAATCATGAAGAGAGAAATGATCAGAGGTCATCCTCTCGTACTGGTCGCGGGGCAAGAACAATTACTCGTACTGATTATGCAGGACAAGAAAGTGATCATGATAGGTCTAAAGACTATATGAGTGGTGCTAACAAATCTATCTGTTATAGAAATGATGTTACTGGGCATAGAAGCAAGGATAAGGAGAAAGAGTTGTCGTACTTAGAGCGTCAGAAATATAAAGATAAGGATTCCTCATTTGATAGAGCTGGATCTGCTAGGAGGCACACTAGCTCAAATTCTGAAGAAACAGATAAAGATTGGCATAAGCAGAATAGGTATGGCAGAGACGAAAAAAGAGATTATCGTTGGAGTTCAGGAGACTATAGAAATGATCAGGCAGTTGCCTATGAAGAATCAAGGGGTCATCGAAATGATTCATCTGGGAGTGACCATGGTGGGCACCGCTTAAAAGAAGCATATAAGAGTGACTTGAAGGAGCTGGATGGGCAAAAGCTTGccaaagaggagaagaagaaatatgaTGATAGGGAAACAAACAGGGACAAGGACCGGTGCTATAGGGAAAAAGCTGATTTTGCAAGTGAAAATCATGAAACTCTGACCAAGAAGCCAAAGTTTTCAAATTGGGACAAAGGCGCTGATTTTGTGAAAGATG CTGCTGAAAAGATGTCTTCAAGTTCAATGCAAGCTCAGGAAACTGGTGGTAATGTTAATAATCCTCAGGCCAATGATGGTAACTCTGTCACAAATGATCTAAATGCTGCAAAAGTTGCAGCAATGAAAGCTGCAGAATTAG TTAATAGGAATCTTGTTGGGGGTGGTTACTTGTCTACTGATCAAAAGAAGAAGCTGCTGTGGGGAAACAAGAAGAGTACAACTGCAGAAGAG tCTGGTCATCGCTGGGACACCGCATTGTTTGGTGATCGTGATCGACAGGAGAAGTTTAACAAACTCATG GGTGTGAAAGGCGAACTGAAAGTAGAGCACGAACCCGACAATCAAGACGGCAGCGGTCTCCTCCAAGCCGAGAAGCAGAGGGAACTACAGTTGGATTTGGAAAAGCAGTACACAGCTGGACTTCGGCGGCGAGATGGACGCACAGTTGGATTAGGTCTGTAA
- the LOC123205756 gene encoding cylicin-1-like isoform X2, whose amino-acid sequence MQSSSPPDAADAKAAFRKPSNDAGNRKYRRRSPVNGSPSSDGSPKHDRSSSPVFSREDPAKASKHQQRRRDDERELNRDSVRNQYGRGGDSYRYSDRQSARSSHGYSRCDEHGKHGRHANHEERNDQRSSSRTGRGARTITRTDYAGQESDHDRSKDYMSGANKSICYRNDVTGHRSKDKEKELSYLERQKYKDKDSSFDRAGSARRHTSSNSEETDKDWHKQNRYGRDEKRDYRWSSGDYRNDQAVAYEESRGHRNDSSGSDHGGHRLKEAYKSDLKELDGQKLAKEEKKKYDDRETNRDKDRCYREKADFASENHETLTKKPKFSNWDKGADFVKDVNRNLVGGGYLSTDQKKKLLWGNKKSTTAEESGHRWDTALFGDRDRQEKFNKLMSLRLPWYVWPIVGCERRTESRARTRQSRRQRSPPSREAEGTTVGFGKAVHSWTSAARWTHSWIRSVNINLRSVNINLGSVLTLFISHYDVLLYACSRIITLIFLHQQLVRHLSFCLWAFRIFENGKCHFNIVVFKSLNGFCFHVCCWKGIIISPAFCVTEHRFQMFTPCSCCSYLYGRIGHLAP is encoded by the exons ATGCAGTCTTCTTCTCCTCCAGATGCTGCGGACGCAAAAGCAGCATTTCGCAAGCCCTCAAATGATGCGGGAAATAGGAAGTATCGGCGTCGTTCTCCAGTTAATGGGTCGCCTTCATCTGATG GGAGTCCTAAACATGACAGGAGCTCTAGCCCAGTATTTTCAAGAGAAGATCCTGCAAAAGCTTCTAAACATCAACAAAGAAGGAGGGATGATGAGAGGGAATTGAACAGGGACTCTGTTCGAAACCAGTATGGTAGAGGTGGTGACTCATATAGATATTCTGATCGCCAATCTGCCAGGAGTTCACATGGTTACTCTAGGTGTGATGAACATGGCAAACATGGCAGGCATGCAAATCATGAAGAGAGAAATGATCAGAGGTCATCCTCTCGTACTGGTCGCGGGGCAAGAACAATTACTCGTACTGATTATGCAGGACAAGAAAGTGATCATGATAGGTCTAAAGACTATATGAGTGGTGCTAACAAATCTATCTGTTATAGAAATGATGTTACTGGGCATAGAAGCAAGGATAAGGAGAAAGAGTTGTCGTACTTAGAGCGTCAGAAATATAAAGATAAGGATTCCTCATTTGATAGAGCTGGATCTGCTAGGAGGCACACTAGCTCAAATTCTGAAGAAACAGATAAAGATTGGCATAAGCAGAATAGGTATGGCAGAGACGAAAAAAGAGATTATCGTTGGAGTTCAGGAGACTATAGAAATGATCAGGCAGTTGCCTATGAAGAATCAAGGGGTCATCGAAATGATTCATCTGGGAGTGACCATGGTGGGCACCGCTTAAAAGAAGCATATAAGAGTGACTTGAAGGAGCTGGATGGGCAAAAGCTTGccaaagaggagaagaagaaatatgaTGATAGGGAAACAAACAGGGACAAGGACCGGTGCTATAGGGAAAAAGCTGATTTTGCAAGTGAAAATCATGAAACTCTGACCAAGAAGCCAAAGTTTTCAAATTGGGACAAAGGCGCTGATTTTGTGAAAGATG TTAATAGGAATCTTGTTGGGGGTGGTTACTTGTCTACTGATCAAAAGAAGAAGCTGCTGTGGGGAAACAAGAAGAGTACAACTGCAGAAGAG tCTGGTCATCGCTGGGACACCGCATTGTTTGGTGATCGTGATCGACAGGAGAAGTTTAACAAACTCATG AGTCTGAGGTTGCCTTGGTACGTATGGCCAATTGTAGGGTGTGAAAGGCGAACTGAAAGTAGAGCACGAACCCGACAATCAAGACGGCAGCGGTCTCCTCCAAGCCGAGAAGCAGAGGGAACTACAGTTGGATTTGGAAAAGCAGTACACAGCTGGACTTCGGCGGCGAGATGGACGCACAGTTGGATTAGGTCTGTAAACATCAACCTGAGGTCTGTAAACATCAACCTGGGATCTGTATTGACACTCTTCATCTCCCACTATGACGTTTTGTTGTACGCATGTTCAAGAATCataactcttatatttttacaCCAACAGCTTGTAAGACATCTTAGCTTCTGCCTTTGGGCATTTCGGATCTTCGAAAATGGAAAATGTCACTTTAACATTGTTGTCTTTAAATCTTTGAATGGGTTTTGTTTTCATGTTTGTTGTTGGAAAGGTATCATCATTTCACCCGCATTCTGTGTCACAGAACATCGATTTCAGATGTTTACACCTTGCAGCTGTTGCAGTTATCTTTATGGAAGAATTGGGCATCTAGCGCCATaa
- the LOC123205756 gene encoding arginine/serine-rich coiled-coil protein 2-like isoform X1 yields MQSSSPPDAADAKAAFRKPSNDAGNRKYRRRSPVNGSPSSDGSPKHDRSSSPVFSREDPAKASKHQQRRRDDERELNRDSVRNQYGRGGDSYRYSDRQSARSSHGYSRCDEHGKHGRHANHEERNDQRSSSRTGRGARTITRTDYAGQESDHDRSKDYMSGANKSICYRNDVTGHRSKDKEKELSYLERQKYKDKDSSFDRAGSARRHTSSNSEETDKDWHKQNRYGRDEKRDYRWSSGDYRNDQAVAYEESRGHRNDSSGSDHGGHRLKEAYKSDLKELDGQKLAKEEKKKYDDRETNRDKDRCYREKADFASENHETLTKKPKFSNWDKGADFVKDAAEKMSSSSMQAQETGGNVNNPQANDGNSVTNDLNAAKVAAMKAAELVNRNLVGGGYLSTDQKKKLLWGNKKSTTAEESGHRWDTALFGDRDRQEKFNKLMSLRLPWYVWPIVGCERRTESRARTRQSRRQRSPPSREAEGTTVGFGKAVHSWTSAARWTHSWIRSVNINLRSVNINLGSVLTLFISHYDVLLYACSRIITLIFLHQQLVRHLSFCLWAFRIFENGKCHFNIVVFKSLNGFCFHVCCWKGIIISPAFCVTEHRFQMFTPCSCCSYLYGRIGHLAP; encoded by the exons ATGCAGTCTTCTTCTCCTCCAGATGCTGCGGACGCAAAAGCAGCATTTCGCAAGCCCTCAAATGATGCGGGAAATAGGAAGTATCGGCGTCGTTCTCCAGTTAATGGGTCGCCTTCATCTGATG GGAGTCCTAAACATGACAGGAGCTCTAGCCCAGTATTTTCAAGAGAAGATCCTGCAAAAGCTTCTAAACATCAACAAAGAAGGAGGGATGATGAGAGGGAATTGAACAGGGACTCTGTTCGAAACCAGTATGGTAGAGGTGGTGACTCATATAGATATTCTGATCGCCAATCTGCCAGGAGTTCACATGGTTACTCTAGGTGTGATGAACATGGCAAACATGGCAGGCATGCAAATCATGAAGAGAGAAATGATCAGAGGTCATCCTCTCGTACTGGTCGCGGGGCAAGAACAATTACTCGTACTGATTATGCAGGACAAGAAAGTGATCATGATAGGTCTAAAGACTATATGAGTGGTGCTAACAAATCTATCTGTTATAGAAATGATGTTACTGGGCATAGAAGCAAGGATAAGGAGAAAGAGTTGTCGTACTTAGAGCGTCAGAAATATAAAGATAAGGATTCCTCATTTGATAGAGCTGGATCTGCTAGGAGGCACACTAGCTCAAATTCTGAAGAAACAGATAAAGATTGGCATAAGCAGAATAGGTATGGCAGAGACGAAAAAAGAGATTATCGTTGGAGTTCAGGAGACTATAGAAATGATCAGGCAGTTGCCTATGAAGAATCAAGGGGTCATCGAAATGATTCATCTGGGAGTGACCATGGTGGGCACCGCTTAAAAGAAGCATATAAGAGTGACTTGAAGGAGCTGGATGGGCAAAAGCTTGccaaagaggagaagaagaaatatgaTGATAGGGAAACAAACAGGGACAAGGACCGGTGCTATAGGGAAAAAGCTGATTTTGCAAGTGAAAATCATGAAACTCTGACCAAGAAGCCAAAGTTTTCAAATTGGGACAAAGGCGCTGATTTTGTGAAAGATG CTGCTGAAAAGATGTCTTCAAGTTCAATGCAAGCTCAGGAAACTGGTGGTAATGTTAATAATCCTCAGGCCAATGATGGTAACTCTGTCACAAATGATCTAAATGCTGCAAAAGTTGCAGCAATGAAAGCTGCAGAATTAG TTAATAGGAATCTTGTTGGGGGTGGTTACTTGTCTACTGATCAAAAGAAGAAGCTGCTGTGGGGAAACAAGAAGAGTACAACTGCAGAAGAG tCTGGTCATCGCTGGGACACCGCATTGTTTGGTGATCGTGATCGACAGGAGAAGTTTAACAAACTCATG AGTCTGAGGTTGCCTTGGTACGTATGGCCAATTGTAGGGTGTGAAAGGCGAACTGAAAGTAGAGCACGAACCCGACAATCAAGACGGCAGCGGTCTCCTCCAAGCCGAGAAGCAGAGGGAACTACAGTTGGATTTGGAAAAGCAGTACACAGCTGGACTTCGGCGGCGAGATGGACGCACAGTTGGATTAGGTCTGTAAACATCAACCTGAGGTCTGTAAACATCAACCTGGGATCTGTATTGACACTCTTCATCTCCCACTATGACGTTTTGTTGTACGCATGTTCAAGAATCataactcttatatttttacaCCAACAGCTTGTAAGACATCTTAGCTTCTGCCTTTGGGCATTTCGGATCTTCGAAAATGGAAAATGTCACTTTAACATTGTTGTCTTTAAATCTTTGAATGGGTTTTGTTTTCATGTTTGTTGTTGGAAAGGTATCATCATTTCACCCGCATTCTGTGTCACAGAACATCGATTTCAGATGTTTACACCTTGCAGCTGTTGCAGTTATCTTTATGGAAGAATTGGGCATCTAGCGCCATaa
- the LOC123205736 gene encoding F-box protein At2g26850-like, giving the protein MLFFLISCFSFILLSKSLSFKPYPPMISVRGLLSPWFWKGISSFLVSWLQKGQLAIGFHQVLKIMPLKKMNLGSSKPEIVPEEKLSLLDLPELTLECILEKLSPSGLCIMAGVCSSLRDRCTSDHLWEKHMKQKWGKLIGDSAYREWQWHIVSNKRASLKNQTKQKDFFTSLYTLLPFNWIRAKIENNSEPRSSPPVDSIMTWYVSLESGKFWFPAQVYNRENGHAGFMLSCYDAQLSYDSRTNTFRARYSNLRSRTVEENISWDRIRAPPTDTPSNVLHISDCLDDLKPGDHIEIQWRSNKEFPYGWWYGVIGHLESCDRNENHCHCHYSDMVALEFNQYPAGSQWRQTMINRKEHREVGNEGDGFYGGIRKLYKEEERAMWKSLWPARTLD; this is encoded by the exons ATGcttttcttcttaatttcttgtttttctttcatacTGCTATCAAAGTCCTTGTCTTTCAAGCCTTACCCTCCAATGATCAGTGTCAGGGGATTGTTGTCACCTTGGTTTTGGAAGGGAATATCTAGCTTTTTAGTATCATGGCTCCAAAAGGGTCAGCTTGCTATTGGTTttcatcaagttttaaaaatcatgcCATTGAAAAAGATGAATCTTGGTTCTTCAAAACCAGAAATTGTTCCAGAAGAGAAACTTTCTCTCTTGGATTTGCCTGAGTTAACTTTGGAATGCATTCTTGAGAAGCTGTCACCATCCGGATTGTGTATTATGGCTGGAGTTTGTAGTTCTCTGAGGGATAGATGTACAAGCGACCATTTGTGGGAGAAACATATGAAGCAAAAATGGGGGAAATTGATTGGTGATTCTGCTTATAGAGAATGGCAATGGCACATAGTGTCTAACAAGAGAGCAAGCCTCAAgaaccaaaccaaacaaaaggACTTTTTCACTTCTCTTTATACCCTTTTGCCCTTTAATTGGATTAGAGCAAAGATTGAGAACAATAGTGAGCCAAGAAGTTCACCGCCTGTTGATTCAATCATGACTTGGTATGTCTCTCTTGAGAGTGGCAAATTTTGGTTCCCTGCACAGGTCTATAATCGTGAG AATGGACATGCTGGGTTTATGCTGTCTTGTTATGATGCTCAGCTAAGCTATGATTCCAGAACAAACACTTTTCGAGCAAG GTACTCAAACCTTCGGAGTAGGACAGTTGAGGAAAATATATCATGGGATAGGATTAGAGCTCCACCAACTGATACTCCTTCAAATGTTCTTCACATCTCAGATTGTTTAGATGACTTGAAACCTGGTGATCATATCGAGATCCAATGGAGAAGCAACAAAGAATTCCCTTATG GTTGGTGGTATGGTGTTATTGGTCACTTGGAATCATGTGACAGAAATGAAAATCACTGCCATTGCCACTACAGTG ATATGGTGGCTTTGGAGTTCAACCAGTATCCTGCAGGCTCGCAATGGCGACAAACAATGATAAACAGGAAAGAGCATCGTGAAGTAGGGAATGAAGGTGATGGGTTTTATGGAGGAATCAGAAAGCTTTacaaggaagaagagagagcaATGTGGAAGAGCCTCTGGCCTGCCCGCACCTTGGACTAG